In Pseudomonas rhizosphaerae, one DNA window encodes the following:
- a CDS encoding RNA polymerase sigma factor — MSGSDLKALYLAHRSEIQDYLDRRLRCKETAADLTQDTFIRLSEQMGRTPIANFRAYLFSSARNLFIDHTRRQEHRKGETLDAKTTSSFEPSTPTLEQAAIAHQQLNTLNDVIQNMPAPCREVFLMVRVEGLTYVEIGQRLGIPSKTAYSRMVRALDLIKIGMSE; from the coding sequence ATGTCCGGCTCAGATCTCAAGGCGCTTTACCTCGCCCACCGCAGCGAAATCCAGGATTACCTGGATCGTCGCCTGCGTTGCAAAGAGACCGCCGCCGACCTGACTCAGGACACCTTCATTCGCCTGTCCGAACAGATGGGCCGCACCCCGATTGCCAATTTCCGCGCCTATCTGTTCTCCAGCGCCCGCAATCTGTTCATCGACCACACCCGGCGCCAGGAACACCGTAAAGGCGAAACCCTCGATGCCAAGACAACCTCCAGTTTCGAGCCGTCTACGCCCACCCTTGAACAAGCGGCGATTGCCCATCAACAGCTGAATACGTTGAACGACGTGATTCAGAATATGCCCGCGCCGTGTCGCGAAGTGTTTCTGATGGTGCGGGTGGAAGGCCTGACCTACGTGGAAATAGGCCAGCGCCTGGGGATCCCGTCGAAGACCGCTTACAGCCGCATGGTTCGTGCCTTGGACCTGATCAAGATCGGTATGTCCGAATGA
- a CDS encoding FecR family protein has product MSAEPPPVSRVDDISHQASAWFALVQGGAPTAAEQAELAAWLDADPRHTEAYAQLEHLWAVSAQLHSLARAPAAPQLSRRRFVGLGIAASAVAVTACASALWLKDMGLPFADIRSAVGERRTVSLPDGSTVDLAGNTALNVDFSPTRRAVELLHGEAYFNVLPSAAGEFTVNSRSGQVVAADAGFCLSCDDASALLAVNRKTVRVVTANQQVDLGEGLSVRFSSDRTGAIQHAELEQVLAWRSGRLVFFDKPLLTVIDELQRWREGRIFIMDKQLAMRRVSLILNLNKPEQMLDAITKALAVRVDRYTDLVTLIYPA; this is encoded by the coding sequence ATGAGCGCCGAACCTCCACCAGTCTCGCGCGTTGACGACATCAGCCATCAGGCGAGCGCCTGGTTCGCGTTGGTTCAGGGCGGCGCGCCCACTGCCGCCGAGCAGGCGGAGTTGGCCGCCTGGCTCGATGCCGACCCCCGACATACCGAGGCTTACGCCCAGCTCGAGCACCTGTGGGCCGTTTCCGCGCAGTTGCACTCACTCGCCAGGGCACCGGCTGCCCCACAACTTTCCCGCCGACGCTTCGTTGGCCTGGGCATCGCCGCCAGCGCCGTAGCCGTCACCGCCTGTGCATCGGCGCTATGGCTCAAGGATATGGGCCTGCCGTTCGCCGATATCCGCAGCGCCGTGGGCGAACGGCGTACGGTCAGTCTGCCCGATGGGTCCACTGTCGACCTCGCTGGCAACACCGCATTGAATGTGGATTTTTCACCGACCCGGCGCGCCGTGGAACTGCTTCATGGCGAGGCCTACTTCAATGTGCTGCCCTCGGCGGCTGGCGAGTTCACGGTCAACAGCCGATCGGGGCAGGTGGTGGCCGCCGACGCTGGATTCTGTCTGTCCTGCGATGACGCATCGGCGCTGCTGGCGGTGAACCGCAAGACGGTCCGTGTGGTGACGGCCAACCAGCAGGTCGATTTGGGAGAGGGCCTGTCGGTGCGCTTCAGCAGCGATCGTACCGGCGCCATCCAGCATGCCGAGCTGGAGCAGGTCCTCGCCTGGCGCAGCGGACGGCTGGTGTTCTTCGACAAGCCTTTGCTCACCGTCATCGATGAGTTGCAACGCTGGCGCGAAGGCCGAATCTTCATCATGGACAAGCAACTGGCCATGCGCCGGGTCAGTTTGATACTCAACTTGAACAAGCCCGAGCAGATGCTCGACGCCATCACCAAAGCCCTGGCCGTTCGAGTGGATCGCTACACCGACCTCGTCACCCTGATCTATCCCGCCTGA
- a CDS encoding TonB-dependent siderophore receptor codes for MATQLNHESRIDSRWQRNALGTALACTLFVGALQAHGAPVHAAATSVERLSLNISAQPLRQALLMFSQQSGQNVLLDGNLDSALRSTAVEGRYSTEEALARLLQGSGYTFARTDATTVYLVPVQATQANSEILLAPTQIQYQDNAGVSPSQSYRANPVSSTTRLGLSDKETPQAITVVTRQQMDDFQLNSVKDALRNAPSVTVEQFETDRTAFTSRGFKIENFEFDGMSLPFSGGVLVGDQDMTEFEQVDVLHGANGLMSGTGDPSATVNLVRKRPTDTFQARIDSSVGSWDNRRLGFDVSGPLSQSGNVRGRFITSHDKGNSYLDQYGHEVNVAAGLLAFDLSEADTLTVGFTQQNSYSNGSTWGALPIADYQGNRIHYSSRSSSVGQPWTYWDVKTQRAFAELTHAFDNGWNSTLTVAGMKQDSDTKMLYAIPATADEAYAYINRTTSKEEQITAEAKLSGPFALFGRQHELTLGANYGRTHHDEVGHYRDSSGNQIVSLADALSGNVVQPPLNYTDDLNTQLFTDRQKSLFAGARFSVVDDLHWIAGARMLSADGDGAGYGSPHDTRVHGKVTPYTGLVYDLTPQWSLYTSWTKIFKPQYLRSTGSGLLLPLEGKSLEVGIKGLVFDERLTLTAAAFKTDQQNVAELTGEIVGGQYLYRGTNLKSRGFELGALGEALPGLDIAGGYTFVQIEDANGDETRKYIPTHSLRGSLTYRLPEMPSVRVGTRFQWQSATEVDTNRNVRQDAYALVDLMASYDIDDHWSTSLNLNNLTDRKYLLSLYQSSGSTNYGAPRNLTASVTWKY; via the coding sequence ATGGCAACGCAACTCAACCATGAATCCAGAATCGACAGCCGCTGGCAGCGCAACGCGCTGGGCACCGCATTGGCGTGCACGCTGTTCGTCGGCGCGCTTCAGGCTCATGGGGCGCCGGTCCATGCGGCGGCGACGTCCGTAGAGCGGCTATCACTCAATATTTCTGCCCAACCATTGCGTCAGGCCTTGTTGATGTTCAGCCAGCAATCGGGCCAGAACGTGTTGCTGGACGGCAACCTGGACAGCGCCTTGCGCAGCACCGCAGTGGAAGGTCGCTACTCCACGGAAGAAGCCCTCGCGAGGTTGTTGCAAGGCAGCGGCTACACCTTCGCTCGAACGGATGCCACGACCGTCTACCTAGTGCCGGTTCAAGCCACGCAGGCCAACAGCGAAATCCTGCTGGCGCCCACGCAGATCCAGTATCAAGACAACGCAGGCGTCAGCCCAAGCCAGAGCTACCGGGCAAACCCTGTGTCCAGCACCACTCGCCTGGGCCTGAGCGACAAGGAAACCCCGCAGGCGATCACCGTCGTCACGCGCCAGCAGATGGACGATTTCCAGCTCAACAGCGTGAAAGATGCGCTGCGTAACGCACCGTCGGTGACCGTCGAACAGTTCGAAACCGATCGCACGGCCTTCACTTCACGCGGTTTCAAGATCGAAAACTTCGAGTTCGACGGCATGAGCCTGCCGTTCTCCGGGGGTGTACTGGTCGGCGATCAGGACATGACCGAATTCGAACAGGTCGACGTCCTGCACGGCGCCAATGGGCTGATGAGCGGCACCGGCGATCCGTCCGCCACGGTCAACCTGGTGCGCAAGCGGCCTACGGATACGTTCCAGGCGCGGATCGACAGCAGCGTAGGTTCATGGGACAACCGCCGCTTGGGCTTCGACGTGTCGGGTCCGCTCAGTCAAAGCGGCAATGTTCGCGGACGTTTCATCACCTCCCACGACAAGGGCAATTCCTACCTGGACCAGTACGGCCATGAGGTCAACGTGGCAGCGGGCCTGTTGGCCTTCGACCTGTCCGAGGCCGACACCCTCACCGTGGGCTTCACCCAGCAGAACAGCTACTCCAACGGCAGCACCTGGGGCGCCTTGCCCATCGCCGATTACCAAGGTAACCGCATTCACTACAGCAGCCGCAGCTCCAGTGTCGGCCAGCCCTGGACCTACTGGGACGTGAAGACTCAGCGCGCCTTCGCCGAGCTGACCCACGCGTTCGACAACGGCTGGAACAGCACCCTTACCGTGGCCGGAATGAAGCAAGATTCCGACACCAAGATGCTCTACGCCATCCCCGCCACCGCCGACGAGGCCTATGCCTATATCAACCGCACCACCAGCAAGGAAGAGCAGATCACGGCCGAAGCGAAACTGTCCGGCCCCTTCGCGCTGTTCGGCAGGCAACATGAATTGACCCTAGGTGCCAACTACGGGCGAACCCACCACGACGAGGTCGGCCATTACAGGGACTCATCCGGCAACCAAATAGTGAGCCTGGCCGACGCGCTGTCCGGCAATGTCGTGCAACCGCCGCTGAACTACACCGACGACCTCAACACCCAGCTGTTCACCGACCGCCAAAAAAGCCTGTTCGCCGGCGCGCGCTTCAGCGTTGTCGACGACCTGCACTGGATTGCCGGGGCACGCATGCTCAGTGCCGACGGCGATGGCGCCGGGTATGGATCGCCTCACGACACACGGGTCCACGGCAAAGTCACCCCTTACACCGGCCTGGTCTACGACCTCACGCCGCAGTGGAGCCTGTACACCAGTTGGACGAAAATCTTCAAACCGCAATACCTGCGCAGTACCGGCAGTGGCTTGCTCCTTCCACTTGAAGGCAAGAGCCTGGAAGTGGGTATCAAGGGACTCGTGTTCGACGAGCGACTCACCCTGACCGCTGCGGCGTTCAAGACCGATCAGCAGAACGTCGCCGAACTCACCGGAGAAATCGTCGGTGGCCAGTACCTGTATCGCGGCACTAACCTCAAAAGCCGTGGCTTCGAACTGGGTGCATTGGGAGAAGCGTTACCGGGCTTGGACATAGCAGGTGGCTATACCTTCGTGCAGATCGAAGACGCCAATGGCGATGAAACCCGCAAGTACATTCCCACCCATAGCCTGCGCGGCAGTCTGACCTACCGCCTGCCCGAGATGCCCAGCGTCAGAGTGGGCACCCGTTTCCAATGGCAAAGCGCAACCGAAGTGGACACCAACCGCAATGTGCGCCAAGACGCCTACGCGTTGGTCGACCTAATGGCCAGTTACGACATCGACGATCACTGGAGCACGTCGCTGAACCTGAACAACCTCACCGATCGCAAGTACTTGCTCTCGCTGTATCAATCGTCCGGCTCCACCAACTACGGGGCGCCGCGCAATTTGACGGCGTCGGTGACGTGGAAGTATTGA